From Haliotis asinina isolate JCU_RB_2024 chromosome 8, JCU_Hal_asi_v2, whole genome shotgun sequence, a single genomic window includes:
- the LOC137294422 gene encoding neuroendocrine convertase 2-like, which produces MVNFQSWRTRRFLGILVTLALVLPELVVCKEVEVLTNSWLVELEAPGGARVARDVAKRTGFTYVSPVLNSQTQFHLIHKGVHHARSKRSVPHTRLLKAHPYVKSAVQLTGYLRQKRGYKSLDAILTDFRLQKPKIVNYPVFERSKPKLPSDPDFDKEWYLRNTGQSGGVAGLDLNVVEAWEMGYTGTDVTTAIMDDGIDYLHPDLRHNYNAEASYDFSSNDPYPYPRYTDTWFNSHGTRCAGEVSAARDNGVCGVGVAYGSKVAGLRMLDQPFMTDLIEANAMGHMPNLIDIYSASWGPTDDGKTVDGPRNLTMRAIVNGVNNGRNGKGNIYVWASGDGGPNDDCNCDGYAASMWTISINSATNDGQTAGYDESCSSTLASTFSNGKATSRDAGVATTDLYGNCTASHSGTSAAAPEAAGVFALALEANRNLTWRDIQHLTVLTSKRNSLYDSNGVHEWKYNGAGLEFNHLFGYGVLDAAAMVDLAHTWKGLPERFHCTAGSDSTERYFDMSNPIRITIDTDGCAGSDSEVNYLEHVQSFITLRATFRGTVTIYLTSPMNTTSMILSQRPNDDDSKNGFTRWPFMTTHTWAEMPHGRWTLDVILEPIIGLKTNHEEGVFKEWTLVLHGSKEQPYRDQPVNKAKHQKLYKVKRQHASGIAFRK; this is translated from the exons GTTctcaactcacaaacacagtttcatctCATCCATAAAGGGGTTCACCATGCAAGATCAAAGCGAAGCGTTCCGCATACTAGACTCTTAAAGGCCCATCCCTAT GTAAAAAGCGCCGTTCAACTCACCGGATATTTACGTCAGAAAAGGGGCTATAAATCTTTGGATGCTATACTTACAGATTTTAGGCTACAGAAGCCCAAAATAGTTAATTACCCAGTTTTTGAAAGATCAAAGCCAAAATTACCGTCAGATCCAGATTTTGACAAAGAATGGTATTTG aGGAACACCGGACAGAGTGGAGGAGTAGCCGGCCTTGACCTGAATGTAGTGGAGGCATGGGAGATGGGCTACACCGGAACTGACGTCACCACCGCTATAATGGATGATG GTATCGACTATCTGCACCCCGACCTGCGACACAACTAC AACGCCGAAGCCAGTTATGATTTCAGCAGCAACGACCCATACCCATACCCCCGCTATACAGACACATGGTTCAATAG TCATGGGACTCGATGCGCTGGCGAAGTATCCGCCGCCAGAGACAACGGTGTTTGTGGAGTAGGCGTGGCTTACGGGTCAAAGGTTGCAG GTTTGAGAATGCTGGACCAGCCCTTCATGACAGACCTGATAGAGGCCAACGCCATGGGCCACATGCCAAACTTGATCGACATCTACAGCGCTAGCTGGGGACCCACAGACGACGGCAAGACGGTTGATGGCCCGAGGAACTTAACTATGAGGGCCATCGTCAACGGCGTCAATAAC GGTCGTAATGGCAAGGGCAACATCTACGTCTGGGCGTCCGGCGACGGCGGCCCCAATGACGACTGCAACTGTGACGGCTACGCTGCCAGTATGTGGACCATATCCATCAACTCAGCCACCAACGACGGCCAGACTGCCGGCTACGACGAGAGCTGCTCCTCCACTCTCGCCTCCACCTTCAGCAACGGCAAAGCAACGTCACGAGATGCTGGCGTG GCCACCACCGACCTGTACGGTAACTGCACCGCCAGCCATTCCGGGACATCAGCAGCTGCCCCCGAGGCAGCTGGAGTTTTCGCTCTAGCCCTTGAAGCAAA TCGAAATCTGACGTGGCGTGACATTCAGCACCTGACTGTTCTCACCTCCAAGAGGAACTCACTCTACGACTCCAACGGCGTCCACGAATGGAAGTACAACGGCGCCGGTCTGGAGTTCAACCACCTCTTCGGCTACGGCGTGCTTGACGCTGCCGCCATGGTGGATCTGGCCCACACTTGGAAGGGGCTTCCCGAACGTTTCCATTGTACCGCCGGCTCTGACAGCACCGAGAG GTATTTCGACATGTCCAACCCCATCCGTATCACCATTGACACCGACGGTTGTGCCGGAAGCGATAGCGAAGTCAACTACTTGGAGCATGTGCAGTCATTTATCACTCTGCGAGCAACGTTCCGAGGAACCGTCACCATCTACCTCACGTCTCCCATGAATACCAC ATCGATGATCTTGAGCCAGCGACCCAACGACGACGACAGCAAGAACGGCTTCACCCGGTGGCCCTTCATGACCACACACACCTGGGCCGAGATGCCCCATGGTCGCTGGACCCTGGACGTTATCCTGGAACCAATCATCGGTCTGAAGACCAACCACGAGGAAGGAGTCTTCAAGGAATGGACCCTGGTCCTCCATGGATCTAAGGAACAGCCCTACAGGGACCAGCCTGTAAACAAGGCCAAACATCAGAAGCTGTACAAGGTCAAGAGACAGCATGCTAGTGGCATTGCCTTCCGGAAATAA